A window of Aliarcobacter trophiarum LMG 25534 contains these coding sequences:
- the kcuS gene encoding KCU-star family selenoprotein, protein MLDKIKAFYEKSEKFFHPLVGLSSYEKYLEHMKRTHPGRDVLSRGEFFKESLDRKYNTGGFKKCC, encoded by the coding sequence GTGCTAGACAAGATAAAGGCATTTTATGAAAAATCTGAAAAGTTTTTTCATCCCCTTGTGGGGCTTTCTAGCTATGAAAAATATCTTGAACATATGAAAAGAACTCATCCAGGAAGAGATGTTTTAAGTCGTGGAGAGTTTTTTAAAGAGAGCTTAGATAGAAAGTATAACACAGGCGGTTTTAAGAAGTGTTGTTAA